Proteins encoded together in one Rhizobacter sp. J219 window:
- a CDS encoding NAD(P)-dependent oxidoreductase, translating to MVTEPAEASPSAGPPQAGLDPLGGSGTVPGARGADMIPVAWPVPRVGIIGVGNMGGAMAARLLSQQYLVAVHDIDAQREAQAVALGAMACSTPTGLAASSDVVIVAVVDAAQTEAVLFGDHGAAQVLAPGSAVMLCPTIAPADTERLVQALVARGIDWFDAPMSGGPERARDGSMSLMLACEHRVLERHRALVETLSSKVFHLGERPGDGARTKLVNNLLAGINLAGAAEALALASRLGLNLPRTLAVIEQSSGQSWIGSDRLRRALQGDYLPRAHTSLLNKDTHLALGMAREAGVDTPIGAQAAAVFAQACERGLAGMDDAIVFELLRRRERG from the coding sequence ATGGTCACCGAGCCCGCCGAAGCGAGCCCGAGCGCCGGGCCGCCCCAAGCCGGGCTCGATCCCCTCGGGGGATCGGGCACCGTACCCGGTGCCCGAGGGGCCGACATGATCCCGGTGGCGTGGCCCGTGCCCCGCGTGGGCATCATCGGTGTCGGCAACATGGGTGGCGCGATGGCGGCGCGTCTGTTGTCGCAGCAGTACCTGGTCGCCGTGCACGACATCGACGCCCAGCGCGAGGCGCAGGCGGTGGCGCTGGGCGCGATGGCCTGCTCGACGCCCACGGGTCTGGCCGCGTCGAGCGACGTGGTGATCGTCGCGGTGGTCGACGCGGCGCAGACCGAGGCGGTGCTCTTCGGCGATCACGGCGCGGCGCAGGTGCTGGCACCGGGATCGGCGGTGATGCTGTGCCCGACCATCGCACCGGCCGACACCGAGCGGCTGGTGCAGGCCCTCGTCGCACGTGGCATCGACTGGTTCGACGCGCCGATGTCGGGCGGCCCCGAGCGGGCGCGCGACGGGAGCATGAGCCTGATGCTCGCCTGCGAACACCGCGTGCTGGAGCGCCACCGTGCACTGGTCGAAACGCTCTCGTCCAAGGTCTTCCACCTCGGCGAGCGCCCGGGCGACGGCGCGCGCACCAAGCTCGTCAACAACCTGCTCGCCGGCATCAACCTCGCCGGCGCCGCCGAAGCGCTGGCGCTCGCCTCGCGCCTGGGCCTGAACCTGCCGCGCACGCTGGCGGTGATCGAGCAGAGCAGCGGGCAGAGTTGGATCGGCAGCGACCGCCTGCGCCGCGCCTTGCAGGGCGACTACCTGCCGCGTGCGCACACGAGCCTCTTGAACAAGGACACCCACCTCGCGCTCGGCATGGCGCGAGAGGCCGGTGTCGACACACCGATTGGCGCGCAGGCCGCAGCCGTCTTCGCGCAGGCCTGCGAGCGCGGGCTGGCGGGCATGGACGACGCGATCGTCTTCGAGCTCCTGCGTCGCCGCGAGCGCGGCTGA
- the sucC gene encoding ADP-forming succinate--CoA ligase subunit beta has protein sequence MKIHEYQGKEILRQAGVPVPRGYPAFSVQEAFEAAQKLGGPVWVVKAQIHAGGRGKGGGVKLARSLDDVKTLSGQILGMQLKTHQTGPEGQKVRRLLIEEGADIKKEYYVAAVTDRATQKVAMMASSEGGMDIEEVAHNTPEKIIKVFIDPLVGMTDAQGAELAKGIGVPEASQAQAIDVFKKLYKVYMDTDSSLAEINPLILEGNGNIKALDAKFNFDSNALFRHPEIVAYRDLDEEDPAEIEASKFDLAYIQLDGNIGCLVNGAGLAMATMDTIKLFGGEPANFLDVGGGATAEKVTEAFKIMLKSPKVKAILVNIFGGIMRCDTIAEGVIAACKAVNLQVPLVVRMKGTNEELGKKMLAESGLPIISADSMAEAAQKVMAALK, from the coding sequence ATGAAAATCCATGAGTACCAAGGCAAGGAAATCCTGCGCCAGGCCGGCGTGCCGGTTCCCCGCGGCTATCCCGCATTCAGCGTGCAGGAGGCCTTCGAAGCCGCCCAGAAGTTGGGTGGTCCGGTGTGGGTGGTGAAGGCCCAGATCCACGCCGGTGGGCGCGGCAAGGGCGGCGGCGTCAAGCTCGCCCGCTCGCTCGATGATGTGAAGACGCTGTCGGGCCAGATCCTCGGCATGCAGCTCAAGACGCACCAGACCGGGCCCGAAGGCCAGAAGGTGCGCCGCCTGCTGATCGAAGAAGGCGCCGACATCAAGAAGGAGTACTACGTTGCCGCGGTCACCGACCGCGCCACGCAGAAGGTCGCGATGATGGCCAGCTCCGAAGGCGGCATGGACATCGAAGAGGTGGCCCACAACACGCCCGAGAAGATCATCAAGGTCTTCATCGACCCGCTGGTGGGCATGACCGACGCGCAGGGCGCCGAACTGGCCAAGGGCATCGGCGTGCCCGAGGCCTCGCAGGCGCAAGCCATCGATGTCTTCAAGAAGCTCTACAAGGTCTACATGGACACCGACTCGTCGCTGGCCGAGATCAACCCGCTGATTCTTGAAGGCAACGGCAACATCAAGGCGCTGGATGCGAAGTTCAACTTCGACAGCAACGCCCTCTTCCGCCACCCCGAGATCGTGGCCTACCGCGACCTCGACGAGGAAGATCCGGCCGAAATCGAAGCCAGCAAGTTCGACCTCGCCTACATCCAGCTCGACGGCAACATCGGCTGCCTGGTCAACGGCGCCGGCCTCGCGATGGCCACGATGGACACCATCAAGCTCTTCGGCGGAGAGCCCGCCAACTTCCTCGACGTGGGCGGCGGCGCCACGGCCGAGAAGGTGACCGAAGCCTTCAAGATCATGTTGAAGAGCCCCAAGGTGAAGGCGATCCTCGTCAACATCTTCGGCGGCATCATGCGCTGCGACACCATCGCCGAAGGCGTGATCGCCGCGTGCAAGGCGGTGAACCTGCAGGTGCCGCTGGTCGTGCGCATGAAGGGCACGAACGAAGAGCTGGGCAAGAAGATGCTCGCCGAGTCCGGCCTGCCCATCATCAGCGCCGACTCGATGGCCGAGGCCGCGCAAAAAGTGATGGCCGCCCTGAAGTAA
- the recX gene encoding recombination regulator RecX, which translates to MRPRLSLKGRGLQILAQREHSRSELRRKLMVHARKPAGEGETPVDEDTAAEQVEAVLDWLQANRYLSEERFAESRIHARAGRYGNLRIQQELAQHGVALGAEAVQQLKGSEAARAREVWARKFDRPPQDAAERARQMRFLAARGFSGDAIRRALRGGADDESA; encoded by the coding sequence ATGAGGCCCCGCCTGTCGCTCAAGGGGCGGGGCTTGCAGATCCTGGCCCAGCGCGAGCACAGCCGCAGCGAACTGCGGCGCAAGCTGATGGTCCACGCCCGCAAGCCAGCGGGTGAGGGCGAAACGCCGGTCGACGAGGACACGGCGGCCGAGCAGGTCGAGGCGGTACTCGACTGGCTGCAGGCCAACCGCTACCTGAGTGAGGAGCGCTTCGCCGAAAGCCGCATCCACGCCCGCGCAGGGCGTTACGGCAACCTGCGCATCCAGCAGGAACTGGCGCAGCACGGCGTGGCGCTCGGTGCCGAGGCGGTGCAGCAGCTCAAGGGCAGCGAAGCCGCCCGCGCCCGCGAGGTCTGGGCGCGCAAGTTCGACCGCCCGCCGCAAGACGCCGCCGAGCGTGCACGCCAGATGCGCTTTCTCGCGGCGCGGGGTTTTTCCGGCGACGCGATCCGGCGCGCGCTGCGGGGCGGCGCCGACGACGAATCGGCCTGA
- the sucD gene encoding succinate--CoA ligase subunit alpha, translating to MSILINKDTKVITQGITGKTGQFHTLGCQAYANGKNAFVAGVNPKKAGEKFSDIPIYASVKEAKAQTGATVSVIYVPPAGAAAAIWEAVEADLDLAICITEGIPIRDMLEVRNKMKVKEAKGGKKTLLLGPNCPGLITPEEIKIGIMPGHIHKKGRIGVVSRSGTLTYEAVAQLTDLGIGQSSAVGIGGDPINGLKHIDVMKLFNDDPDTDAVIMIGEIGGPDEADAARWCKANMKKPIVGFIAGVTAPPGKRMGHAGALISGGADTADAKLAIMEECGFTVTRNPSEMGKLLKGLL from the coding sequence ATGAGCATCCTCATCAACAAAGACACCAAGGTCATCACCCAGGGCATCACGGGCAAGACGGGCCAATTCCACACGCTCGGCTGCCAGGCCTATGCCAATGGCAAGAACGCGTTCGTCGCCGGCGTGAACCCGAAGAAGGCCGGCGAGAAGTTCTCCGACATTCCCATCTACGCCTCCGTCAAGGAAGCCAAGGCGCAGACCGGCGCCACCGTCTCGGTGATCTACGTGCCGCCCGCCGGCGCCGCGGCCGCGATCTGGGAAGCCGTCGAGGCCGACCTGGATCTGGCCATCTGCATCACCGAAGGCATTCCCATCCGCGACATGCTGGAAGTGCGCAACAAGATGAAGGTCAAGGAAGCCAAGGGCGGCAAGAAGACGTTGCTGCTCGGCCCGAACTGTCCCGGCCTCATCACGCCCGAAGAAATCAAGATCGGCATCATGCCGGGCCACATCCACAAGAAGGGCCGCATCGGCGTGGTGAGCCGCTCCGGCACGCTGACCTATGAAGCCGTGGCGCAGCTCACCGACCTGGGCATCGGCCAGTCGAGCGCGGTCGGCATCGGCGGTGACCCGATCAACGGCCTGAAGCACATCGACGTGATGAAGCTCTTCAACGACGACCCCGACACCGACGCCGTCATCATGATCGGCGAGATTGGCGGGCCCGATGAAGCTGACGCCGCCCGCTGGTGCAAGGCCAACATGAAGAAGCCGATCGTCGGCTTCATCGCGGGAGTGACCGCGCCTCCGGGCAAGCGCATGGGCCACGCCGGCGCGCTGATCTCGGGCGGTGCCGACACGGCCGATGCCAAGCTCGCCATCATGGAAGAGTGCGGCTTCACCGTGACGCGCAACCCGTCGGAGATGGGCAAGCTGCTCAAGGGCCTGCTCTGA
- a CDS encoding MATE family efflux transporter, with protein MALTWPLLAELVLGMAVGVAGLWLASRVSDSASGAFALSNHVQVSFFLLFRIISMGVSVVISQNLGAGDRASADLTARASLAASTWLGLGAALALTIFATPLLRVMNAPHEVLPLATPYLRILAIALALDAFNASMAAVIRAHMHARDTLYNMLAMHGLHLALSLVLMPSMGLAGYAVAAAVSRAFGMGFHLLLWRWRLQLVPHAADWWRLQWGRLAPVLHIGLPGAAENIAYRLALMVTIALAAGMGTDALATHSYTMQLMYFILVFGLAIGFASEILVGHLVGARQLHAAHALVRKSVRYGLVVSTGIALLAALAGPWLMRHFTHDEAIVAQASTLLWITVLLEPGRTFNLVVINALRATGDARFPVLAGIASMVFVMAGGAWLLGSVMGLGLVGVWIAYAADEWVRGLTMCARWWRRGWVPAARATHRRLTRQRSALAAG; from the coding sequence GTGGCGCTGACCTGGCCCTTGCTTGCCGAGCTGGTGCTCGGCATGGCCGTGGGCGTGGCGGGCCTGTGGCTCGCCTCGCGCGTGTCCGACAGCGCGTCGGGTGCGTTCGCGCTGTCGAACCATGTGCAGGTCTCGTTCTTCCTGCTGTTTCGCATCATCAGCATGGGCGTGAGCGTGGTGATCAGCCAGAACCTCGGCGCCGGCGACCGCGCGAGCGCCGACCTCACCGCCCGCGCCTCGCTGGCCGCGAGCACCTGGCTGGGCCTGGGCGCCGCGCTGGCGCTCACGATCTTTGCCACACCGCTGTTGCGGGTGATGAACGCGCCCCACGAGGTGCTGCCGCTGGCCACGCCCTACCTGCGCATCCTCGCGATCGCGCTCGCGCTCGACGCCTTCAACGCCAGCATGGCCGCCGTGATCCGCGCCCACATGCATGCACGCGACACGCTCTACAACATGCTCGCGATGCACGGCCTGCACCTCGCGCTGTCGCTTGTGCTGATGCCGTCGATGGGGCTGGCCGGGTACGCCGTGGCCGCGGCGGTGAGCCGGGCCTTCGGCATGGGCTTCCACCTGCTGCTGTGGCGCTGGCGCCTGCAGCTCGTGCCACACGCGGCCGACTGGTGGCGGCTGCAATGGGGGCGACTCGCGCCGGTGCTGCACATCGGCCTGCCGGGCGCGGCCGAAAACATCGCCTACCGGCTGGCACTGATGGTGACCATCGCGCTCGCGGCGGGCATGGGCACGGATGCGCTGGCCACGCACAGCTACACGATGCAGCTGATGTATTTCATCCTCGTCTTCGGGCTGGCGATCGGCTTTGCGAGCGAGATCCTCGTCGGCCACCTGGTGGGCGCGCGCCAGCTGCACGCGGCACATGCGCTGGTGCGCAAGAGCGTGCGCTACGGCCTCGTCGTGTCGACTGGCATCGCGTTGCTGGCCGCGCTCGCCGGGCCGTGGCTGATGCGGCACTTCACGCACGACGAAGCCATCGTCGCGCAGGCCAGCACGCTCCTGTGGATCACGGTGCTGCTGGAGCCGGGCCGCACCTTCAACCTCGTCGTCATCAACGCGCTGCGGGCCACCGGCGATGCGCGCTTCCCGGTGCTGGCGGGCATCGCCTCGATGGTGTTCGTGATGGCCGGCGGTGCCTGGCTGCTGGGCAGCGTGATGGGGCTCGGCCTCGTGGGCGTGTGGATCGCCTACGCGGCCGACGAGTGGGTGCGTGGCCTCACGATGTGCGCCCGCTGGTGGCGGCGCGGCTGGGTGCCGGCCGCACGCGCCACGCACCGGCGGCTGACGCGCCAGCGCAGCGCGCTGGCGGCAGGCTGA
- a CDS encoding MarR family winged helix-turn-helix transcriptional regulator — MTVPDPQDAWRQTHLGRLLGHALRRFDERVLALMARNVEVPLALSNLAARAQVTAAHIHITRHLALEGSRLTELAARAGMSKQAMGDLVDQCEAWGLVKREADDRDKRARRVVFTDTGLAWLKAFEQAVAQADREFRAEVGAEVATVVALGLEAYAGGWPPA, encoded by the coding sequence ATGACGGTTCCCGACCCCCAGGACGCCTGGCGCCAGACCCACCTCGGCCGCCTGCTCGGCCACGCGCTGCGCCGTTTCGACGAGCGGGTGCTGGCCTTGATGGCGCGCAACGTCGAGGTGCCGCTCGCCTTGTCCAACCTCGCGGCGCGGGCGCAGGTGACCGCCGCCCACATCCACATCACCCGCCACCTGGCGCTCGAAGGCTCGCGCCTCACCGAGCTCGCCGCGCGCGCCGGCATGAGCAAGCAGGCGATGGGCGACCTGGTCGACCAGTGCGAGGCCTGGGGCCTAGTCAAGCGCGAAGCCGACGACCGCGACAAACGCGCCCGGCGGGTGGTTTTCACCGACACCGGCCTCGCCTGGCTCAAGGCCTTCGAGCAGGCGGTGGCGCAGGCCGACCGCGAATTCCGCGCCGAGGTGGGCGCCGAGGTGGCCACCGTCGTCGCCCTCGGCTTGGAAGCCTATGCCGGCGGCTGGCCACCCGCTTGA
- the recA gene encoding recombinase RecA: MDAPVKALNTEKAKALQAALAQIEKQFGKGSIMKLGEGEKIEDIEVVSTGSLGLDIALGVGGLPRGRVVEIYGPESSGKTTLTLQVIAEMQKQGGTCAFIDAEHALDTSYAQKLGVNLQELLISQPDTGEQALEIVDALVRSGSVDLVVVDSVAALTPKAEIEGEMGDSLPGLQARLMSQALRKLTATIKKTNTMVIFINQIRMKIGVMFGSPETTTGGNALKFYASVRLDIRRIGSIKKGEEVIGNETKVKVVKNKVSPPFKTAEFDILYGQGISREGEVIDMGVEAKILEKSGSWFAYNGEKIGQGKDNAREFLRENPVLAVEIENKVREAMGIPLLPTAAGGEAAAPAPKRGRAAKEAAVEE; the protein is encoded by the coding sequence ATGGACGCACCCGTCAAGGCCCTGAACACCGAAAAGGCCAAGGCCTTGCAAGCCGCACTCGCCCAGATCGAAAAGCAGTTCGGCAAGGGCTCCATCATGAAGCTCGGCGAAGGCGAGAAGATCGAGGACATCGAGGTCGTCTCGACCGGCTCGCTGGGCCTGGACATTGCGCTGGGCGTCGGCGGCCTGCCGCGCGGGCGCGTGGTCGAGATCTACGGTCCGGAGTCGTCGGGCAAGACCACGCTCACGCTGCAGGTGATCGCCGAGATGCAGAAGCAAGGCGGCACCTGCGCCTTCATCGACGCCGAGCATGCGCTCGACACGTCGTATGCCCAGAAGCTCGGTGTCAACCTGCAGGAGCTCCTGATCAGCCAGCCCGACACCGGCGAGCAGGCGCTGGAAATCGTTGACGCCCTGGTGCGCTCGGGCTCGGTGGATCTCGTGGTGGTCGACTCGGTGGCTGCGCTCACGCCCAAGGCCGAAATCGAAGGCGAGATGGGCGATTCGCTGCCCGGCCTGCAGGCGCGCCTGATGAGCCAGGCGCTGCGCAAGCTCACCGCCACCATCAAGAAGACCAACACCATGGTCATCTTCATCAACCAGATCCGCATGAAGATCGGCGTGATGTTCGGCTCGCCCGAGACGACGACCGGCGGCAACGCGCTCAAGTTCTACGCCTCGGTGCGGCTGGACATCCGCCGCATCGGCAGCATCAAGAAGGGCGAAGAGGTCATCGGCAACGAGACCAAGGTGAAGGTGGTGAAGAACAAGGTCTCGCCCCCGTTCAAGACGGCCGAGTTCGACATCCTCTACGGCCAGGGCATCAGCCGCGAAGGTGAGGTGATCGACATGGGCGTCGAGGCCAAGATCCTCGAGAAGAGTGGCTCCTGGTTTGCCTACAACGGCGAGAAGATCGGCCAGGGCAAGGACAACGCGCGCGAGTTCCTGCGCGAGAACCCGGTGCTGGCGGTGGAGATCGAGAACAAGGTGCGTGAGGCGATGGGCATTCCGCTGCTGCCGACGGCCGCAGGGGGCGAGGCGGCGGCGCCGGCGCCCAAGCGAGGCCGTGCCGCCAAGGAAGCGGCGGTCGAGGAATAA
- a CDS encoding patatin-like phospholipase family protein, producing MPSSAPASIRHLDLALQGGGSHGAFTWGVLDRLLEDEDIRFSGISGTSAGALNAAVMATGFHKGERPGARKALAEFWLDVSRSGSIFSPFSAGQAHGLHDSLQLDRLPGYQWVSAFFRSFSPYEFNPLNLNPLRDVVRRHVDEDALHSCRFALFVTATNVTTGQARVFTRPDLTLDALLASACLPFLFQAVEIDGEPYWDGGYTGNPAIYPLIYNTESLDILMVRINPLVRPGTPTRSEEILDRLSEITFNASLMGEMRAIAFVSRLMREGKLDPGKYKDLRLHMVADDEALSPLGPNTKFNTDRAFLERLRDMGRNAAHAWLKAHKADIGVRGTLDVEREFLTPRKPHARG from the coding sequence ATGCCGTCTTCCGCACCCGCTTCCATCCGCCACCTCGACCTCGCCCTGCAGGGCGGCGGCTCGCACGGCGCCTTCACCTGGGGCGTGCTCGACCGGCTGCTGGAAGACGAAGACATCCGCTTCAGCGGCATCTCGGGCACGAGCGCCGGCGCACTCAATGCGGCGGTGATGGCCACCGGCTTCCACAAAGGCGAGCGCCCGGGCGCTCGCAAGGCGCTGGCTGAGTTCTGGCTCGACGTCAGCCGCTCCGGCTCGATCTTCTCGCCCTTCTCGGCCGGCCAGGCCCACGGCCTGCACGACAGCCTGCAGCTCGACCGCCTGCCGGGCTACCAGTGGGTCAGCGCCTTCTTCCGTTCGTTCAGTCCCTACGAGTTCAACCCGCTCAACCTGAACCCGCTGCGCGACGTGGTGCGCCGCCATGTCGACGAAGACGCGCTGCACAGCTGCAGGTTCGCGCTCTTCGTCACCGCCACCAACGTCACCACCGGCCAGGCGCGGGTGTTCACGCGCCCGGACCTGACCCTCGATGCCCTGCTGGCCTCGGCCTGTCTGCCCTTCCTCTTCCAGGCGGTCGAGATCGACGGCGAGCCCTACTGGGACGGCGGCTACACCGGCAACCCGGCGATCTACCCGCTGATCTACAACACCGAGTCGCTCGACATCCTGATGGTGCGCATCAACCCACTGGTGCGCCCCGGCACGCCGACGCGCAGCGAAGAGATCCTCGACCGCCTGAGCGAGATCACCTTCAACGCCAGCCTGATGGGCGAGATGCGCGCCATCGCCTTCGTCTCACGGCTGATGCGCGAGGGCAAGCTCGACCCCGGCAAGTACAAGGACCTGCGCCTGCACATGGTGGCCGACGACGAGGCCTTGAGCCCGCTCGGCCCCAACACCAAGTTCAACACCGACCGCGCCTTCCTCGAACGGCTGCGCGACATGGGCCGCAACGCCGCCCACGCGTGGCTGAAGGCGCACAAGGCCGACATCGGCGTGCGCGGCACGCTCGATGTGGAGCGCGAGTTCCTCACGCCGCGCAAGCCCCACGCCCGGGGTTGA
- a CDS encoding response regulator transcription factor, which yields MRILIAEDDQVLADGLLRTLRNTGYAVDAVASGSEADAALGSHEFDLLILDLGLPKLHGLEVLRKLRARGSAVPVLILTAADSVEQRVKGLDLGADDYMAKPFSLQELEARVRALTRRGLGTASSIIKHGPLTFDATGRVAYINDQMIELSARELSLLEALLQRAGRLVSKDHLVERLCEWGEEVSNNAIEVYIHRLRKKIEQGPIRIATVRGLGYCLEKISS from the coding sequence ATGCGGATACTGATTGCCGAAGACGATCAGGTCCTCGCAGACGGCCTCTTGCGCACGCTGCGCAACACCGGCTATGCGGTCGACGCCGTGGCCAGCGGTTCCGAGGCCGATGCGGCGCTCGGCTCGCACGAGTTCGACCTCTTGATCCTCGACCTCGGCCTGCCAAAGCTGCACGGCCTGGAGGTGCTGCGCAAGCTGCGTGCGCGCGGCTCGGCGGTGCCGGTGCTGATCCTCACCGCGGCCGACAGCGTCGAGCAGCGCGTGAAGGGCCTCGACCTCGGTGCCGACGACTACATGGCCAAGCCCTTCTCGCTGCAGGAGCTCGAAGCGCGCGTGCGGGCCTTGACACGCCGCGGCCTCGGCACCGCGTCGAGCATCATCAAGCATGGCCCGCTCACCTTCGACGCCACCGGCCGCGTGGCCTACATCAACGACCAAATGATCGAACTCTCGGCGCGCGAGCTGAGCCTGCTGGAAGCGCTGCTGCAGCGCGCCGGCCGGCTGGTCAGCAAAGACCACCTCGTCGAGCGCCTGTGCGAATGGGGCGAAGAGGTGAGCAACAACGCGATCGAGGTCTACATCCACCGGCTGCGCAAGAAGATCGAGCAAGGCCCGATCCGCATTGCAACTGTGCGCGGCCTGGGCTATTGCCTGGAAAAGATCTCGAGCTGA
- a CDS encoding DUF2889 domain-containing protein gives MALPAAAPERQLKHTRCIDVQVFARGNGLWEVDAVITDVKTRDTEFRRAGEPIHDMLLRLVIDEQFNVLEAGSETRGMPYPGACDAHGDAYAKLVGLNLMRGFRYAVYERLGGIAGCTHLTELTQVLPTAVVQAFAGEVINTRGDAADAKQPFQLDRCHALRTDGPTVKLHYPRWYRPTSPEVLPPAVKRSLQTE, from the coding sequence ATGGCTTTGCCTGCCGCCGCGCCCGAGCGCCAGCTCAAGCACACACGTTGCATCGATGTGCAAGTGTTTGCGCGTGGCAATGGGCTGTGGGAGGTCGACGCCGTCATCACCGACGTCAAGACCCGCGACACCGAATTTCGCCGCGCCGGCGAACCCATCCACGACATGCTGCTGCGTCTGGTCATCGACGAGCAGTTCAACGTGCTCGAAGCCGGCTCCGAAACCCGCGGCATGCCCTACCCCGGCGCGTGCGATGCGCATGGCGACGCCTACGCGAAGCTGGTCGGCCTGAACCTCATGCGCGGCTTCCGCTATGCCGTCTACGAGCGCCTCGGCGGCATTGCCGGTTGCACCCACCTGACGGAGTTGACCCAGGTGCTGCCCACGGCCGTGGTGCAGGCGTTTGCCGGCGAGGTGATCAACACCCGCGGCGACGCGGCCGACGCTAAACAACCCTTCCAGCTCGACCGCTGCCACGCGCTGCGCACCGACGGCCCGACCGTCAAGCTGCACTACCCGCGCTGGTACCGGCCGACCTCGCCCGAAGTTCTACCCCCAGCTGTCAAACGTTCCCTGCAAACCGAGTGA
- a CDS encoding sensor histidine kinase, which translates to MLAPLLLLWPMSVVLTWLVAQGIANKPFDRQLGELTRLLSQQIVLQLQADGTPRANFSLTRGTADLLQTDETDTLYYQVLGLRGEFLSGDRHLPVPPDEDRGPQGQLRFRDDTIGGEPVRVAYQWVTLPGAPGGPPALVQAAETLGKRSRLATEIIKGVMLPQFVILPLAVLLVWLALVRGIAPLNELQQRIRHRESHDLSPIDEREVPEEVSPLVRAINDLLMRLDRSISTQKHFLADAAHQLKTPLAGLRTQAELAQREIDAGQTDPQSLKKSLQQIARSSQRAARMVNQLLAMARAEDASQAQTHQPVNLARVATEVVRDFVPRALEKRIDLGYEGPATGERHPPGLMVQGQPVLLRELVRNLVDNALQYTPEGGTVTVRVVDDPFGQVVVLQVEDSGPGIAPAERDKVFQPFYRALGTNVDGSGLGLAIVKEIAQQHHAEIALEDANLRLRSGILTDHGDAAFGPGARFTVRFAAAPASDDNPTPPSADAHD; encoded by the coding sequence ATGCTCGCCCCGCTGCTGCTGCTGTGGCCGATGAGCGTCGTGCTGACCTGGCTGGTCGCACAGGGCATCGCCAACAAGCCCTTCGACCGCCAGCTCGGCGAGCTGACGCGCCTGCTCTCGCAGCAGATCGTGCTGCAGCTGCAGGCCGATGGCACCCCGCGCGCGAACTTCTCGCTTACCCGCGGCACCGCCGATCTGCTGCAGACCGACGAAACCGACACGCTGTACTACCAGGTGCTGGGCCTGCGCGGCGAGTTCCTGAGCGGCGATCGCCATCTGCCGGTGCCGCCCGACGAGGACCGCGGCCCCCAGGGCCAGCTGCGCTTCCGCGACGACACCATCGGCGGCGAGCCGGTGCGTGTGGCCTACCAGTGGGTGACGCTGCCCGGCGCGCCCGGGGGCCCGCCGGCGCTCGTGCAGGCGGCCGAGACGCTCGGCAAACGCTCGCGCCTGGCCACCGAGATCATCAAGGGCGTGATGCTGCCGCAGTTCGTGATCCTCCCGCTGGCGGTGCTGCTGGTGTGGCTGGCACTCGTGCGCGGCATCGCGCCGCTCAACGAGCTGCAGCAGCGCATCCGCCACCGCGAAAGCCACGACCTGAGCCCGATCGACGAACGCGAGGTGCCCGAAGAGGTGTCGCCGCTCGTGCGCGCGATCAACGACCTGCTGATGCGCCTCGACCGCAGCATCAGCACGCAGAAGCATTTCCTTGCCGACGCCGCGCACCAGCTCAAGACCCCGCTCGCCGGCCTGCGCACCCAGGCCGAACTCGCCCAGCGCGAAATCGACGCCGGGCAGACCGACCCGCAGTCGCTGAAGAAGTCGCTGCAGCAGATCGCCCGCAGCAGCCAGCGCGCCGCGCGCATGGTCAACCAGCTGCTCGCGATGGCCCGCGCCGAAGACGCCTCGCAGGCGCAGACGCACCAGCCGGTCAACCTGGCGCGCGTGGCCACCGAGGTGGTGCGCGACTTCGTGCCACGGGCGCTCGAAAAACGCATCGACCTCGGCTACGAGGGCCCCGCCACCGGCGAGCGCCACCCGCCCGGGCTGATGGTGCAGGGCCAGCCGGTGCTGCTGCGTGAGCTGGTGCGCAACCTCGTCGACAACGCACTGCAGTACACGCCCGAAGGCGGCACCGTGACCGTGCGTGTGGTAGACGACCCTTTCGGTCAGGTCGTGGTGCTGCAGGTCGAAGACTCGGGGCCCGGCATCGCCCCGGCCGAGCGCGACAAGGTGTTCCAGCCCTTCTACCGCGCCCTCGGCACCAACGTCGACGGCTCGGGCCTCGGCCTGGCCATCGTCAAAGAGATCGCCCAGCAGCACCACGCCGAGATCGCTCTTGAAGACGCCAACCTGCGCCTGCGCAGCGGCATCCTGACCGACCACGGCGACGCCGCCTTCGGGCCGGGCGCACGCTTCACGGTGCGCTTTGCCGCCGCCCCGGCCTCGGACGACAACCCCACCCCGCCGTCTGCCGACGCACACGACTAG